A genomic stretch from Paraburkholderia dioscoreae includes:
- a CDS encoding carbonic anhydrase — translation MQEIIEGFIRFQREVFPQQSGLFKRLSTAQSPSTLFVTCSDSRVVPELLTQTEPGSLFVIRNAGNIVPSYGPEPGGVSATVEYAVAVLHVRDIVICGHSNCGAMTAISTCMNLDHLPAVAGWLRHADAAKAINASRTYHSDAECLEALVKDNVIAQLANIRTHPSVAVGLANKTLQLHGWIFDIESGVMLALDGRTGKFLPLVDNPDIYAV, via the coding sequence GTGCAGGAAATCATCGAAGGTTTTATCCGCTTTCAACGTGAAGTCTTTCCGCAGCAGAGCGGCTTGTTCAAGCGCCTGTCAACGGCGCAAAGTCCCAGCACGCTTTTCGTGACGTGTTCGGACAGCCGCGTCGTGCCGGAGTTGCTGACGCAGACCGAACCCGGTTCGCTGTTCGTGATCCGCAATGCCGGCAACATCGTGCCGTCTTATGGCCCGGAGCCGGGCGGCGTATCGGCAACCGTCGAATATGCGGTGGCCGTGTTGCACGTGCGCGATATCGTGATTTGCGGCCATTCGAATTGCGGCGCGATGACGGCGATCTCCACCTGCATGAACCTGGACCATCTGCCGGCGGTGGCGGGTTGGCTGCGTCACGCGGACGCGGCCAAGGCCATCAACGCATCGCGCACCTATCATTCGGACGCGGAGTGTCTCGAGGCGCTGGTCAAGGACAACGTGATCGCGCAACTCGCGAACATTCGCACGCACCCTTCGGTGGCAGTCGGGCTCGCGAACAAGACGCTGCAACTGCACGGCTGGATCTTCGACATTGAGAGCGGCGTGATGCTCGCGCTCGACGGGCGCACGGGCAAGTTTTTGCCGCTGGTGGACAACCCCGACATCTACGCCGTCTAG
- a CDS encoding alpha-ketoglutarate-dependent dioxygenase AlkB: MVSQQALFAPEPVSLLHDGEGGIRYLPESIPAATARQWFEVSLKNIGWLSRQRMMYDREVAVPRLIATFAREAGDLPAPLGEAFEAVRALVGAPFNRVGLNLYRNGSDSVALHSDKTDKLVPAQPIAIVSLGASRRMSIRPKAGSGRIVHIELEPGSCLVMSYASQFTHEHGIPKLGHVSGPRISLAFRCFSG, encoded by the coding sequence ATGGTGTCCCAGCAAGCCCTATTCGCGCCCGAGCCCGTATCCCTTCTCCATGACGGAGAAGGAGGAATCCGCTATTTGCCCGAGTCGATTCCGGCTGCCACGGCCCGGCAGTGGTTCGAGGTGTCGCTGAAGAATATCGGCTGGCTCAGCCGGCAGCGCATGATGTACGACCGCGAGGTTGCCGTACCACGGCTTATCGCCACGTTCGCGCGCGAAGCCGGCGACCTGCCCGCGCCATTGGGCGAAGCGTTCGAGGCCGTTCGCGCGCTGGTGGGCGCGCCGTTCAATCGCGTCGGCCTCAATCTCTATCGCAACGGCAGTGACAGCGTTGCGCTTCACAGCGACAAGACGGACAAGCTCGTGCCCGCTCAACCGATTGCGATCGTCTCACTCGGCGCGAGCCGCCGCATGTCGATCCGCCCGAAAGCCGGCTCCGGGCGGATCGTGCATATCGAACTGGAACCGGGCAGTTGCCTTGTCATGAGCTACGCGTCGCAATTCACTCACGAGCACGGCATTCCCAAACTCGGGCACGTAAGCGGGCCGCGCATCAGCCTCGCGTTTCGCTGCTTCAGCGGCTGA
- a CDS encoding epoxide hydrolase family protein, with protein MHIEPFQIAIADHDIDDLRRRIRATRWAPATPSPAWQQGVDAAWLRELAAYWAERFDWRAAERGLNRQPQFLADVDGQRVHFVHRRGVGPAPYPLVITHGWPGSFFEFHALLDRLCDPAAFGGDSVDAFHVVVPSLPGFAFSQAPAQAGMSAFQVADRWAPLMRGLGYERFGAQGGDLGAGVSIALATRHPQAVDGIHLNFLPSSYEPAIGAAQKPLTPAEEKFLREKNEWAVLEGGYAHMHATKPLTLAASLNDSPVGLAAWIGEKFRAWSDCEGEVERVFSKDDLLTNISLYWHTQCIGPAIQMYWENRLQPMRFAEGQRVVPPVGFAHFPREINHPPRSWLERTFNVVQWTDMPRGGHFAAMEKPDLLAADIRRFFRPMRQQ; from the coding sequence ATGCACATAGAACCGTTTCAGATCGCAATTGCCGATCATGACATCGACGATCTTCGCCGGCGTATTCGCGCGACCCGCTGGGCACCGGCGACGCCGTCGCCAGCCTGGCAGCAGGGCGTCGATGCCGCGTGGCTGCGCGAACTGGCCGCGTATTGGGCAGAGCGTTTCGACTGGCGCGCGGCCGAGCGCGGCCTGAACCGGCAGCCGCAATTTCTCGCCGACGTAGACGGGCAGCGCGTGCATTTCGTCCATCGGCGCGGCGTGGGTCCGGCGCCCTATCCGCTGGTGATCACGCACGGCTGGCCCGGATCGTTTTTCGAGTTCCACGCGTTGCTCGACCGATTGTGCGACCCGGCCGCCTTCGGTGGCGATTCCGTTGACGCCTTCCATGTCGTCGTGCCTTCGCTGCCCGGCTTCGCGTTTTCGCAGGCGCCCGCGCAAGCCGGCATGTCCGCATTTCAGGTGGCGGACCGGTGGGCGCCGCTGATGCGCGGCCTCGGCTACGAGCGCTTCGGCGCTCAAGGCGGCGATCTCGGCGCGGGGGTGTCGATCGCGCTCGCGACACGGCATCCGCAAGCGGTGGACGGCATTCATCTCAACTTCCTGCCGAGTTCGTATGAGCCGGCCATCGGCGCGGCGCAGAAACCGCTCACGCCCGCCGAGGAAAAATTCCTGCGCGAAAAAAACGAATGGGCCGTGCTCGAAGGCGGCTATGCGCACATGCACGCCACCAAACCGCTAACGCTGGCGGCCTCGCTCAACGATTCGCCGGTGGGACTGGCGGCATGGATCGGCGAGAAGTTTCGCGCATGGAGCGATTGCGAGGGCGAGGTCGAGCGCGTGTTTTCGAAAGACGACCTGCTCACCAACATTTCGCTCTACTGGCACACCCAGTGTATCGGCCCGGCAATCCAGATGTATTGGGAAAACCGCTTGCAGCCCATGCGCTTCGCCGAAGGACAACGCGTCGTGCCGCCCGTTGGCTTTGCGCACTTTCCGAGGGAGATCAATCATCCGCCGCGCAGTTGGCTCGAAAGAACTTTCAATGTCGTGCAATGGACCGACATGCCGCGCGGCGGACATTTCGCGGCGATGGAAAAGCCCGATTTGCTCGCCGCCGACATTCGCCGGTTCTTCCGGCCGATGCGGCAGCAGTAA
- a CDS encoding DUF4148 domain-containing protein, with amino-acid sequence MKSLIKTVVVVASLAASATVFAQSNSGITRAQVRAELVQLEQVGYHVGDGDQAHYPDAIQAAEARVAARNGGTSGYGGSVAGSSENGRPAVSPSDWNAMYSR; translated from the coding sequence ATGAAGTCCCTGATCAAGACCGTTGTTGTCGTTGCTTCGCTGGCTGCTTCGGCCACGGTTTTTGCCCAATCGAATTCCGGCATCACACGCGCACAGGTGCGCGCCGAACTGGTTCAACTCGAACAGGTCGGCTATCACGTCGGCGACGGCGACCAAGCCCATTACCCTGATGCGATTCAGGCCGCGGAAGCCCGCGTCGCCGCACGCAACGGCGGCACCAGCGGTTACGGCGGCAGCGTGGCGGGTTCGTCGGAAAACGGCCGTCCGGCTGTGTCCCCGAGCGACTGGAACGCGATGTACAGCCGTTAA
- a CDS encoding DMT family transporter, translated as MPPITAVRTTAVPMRSIVLILVSMFCFALVDALAKSVALAYPANEVTFFRMLFGLVPAAAMCLHGKPIVERIRHLDVRGQTLRALTLLGASGLFFAGLPYMPLGEAVAIVYSETLLVIVLAPLLLKESLKPRDALAAAAGFVGVLFVVRPDGSHSSWLGPVLLIASAFFGALSIIQIKRIRATDDSRTTVLYFTAIGTIVTSASLFFAWRTPSLQALAVMALLGGFGTAGQLLMTMAFRQADAGALAPYNYTSIVWAALFGYVAWGETIGGMSLLGIALIVGSSIAVAMRGKQEEGPLV; from the coding sequence ATGCCGCCCATCACCGCTGTCCGCACAACCGCCGTGCCAATGCGCAGCATTGTGCTGATCCTTGTGTCGATGTTCTGTTTCGCGCTGGTCGATGCGCTCGCCAAATCCGTGGCGCTCGCTTATCCGGCCAACGAAGTGACGTTCTTTCGCATGCTGTTCGGCCTCGTGCCGGCGGCGGCGATGTGCCTGCACGGCAAGCCGATCGTCGAGCGGATCAGACACCTGGACGTGCGTGGGCAGACCCTTCGCGCGCTGACGCTGCTCGGCGCCTCGGGGCTGTTCTTCGCCGGGCTGCCCTATATGCCGCTCGGCGAGGCGGTGGCGATCGTGTACTCGGAGACCTTGCTGGTGATCGTTCTCGCGCCGCTGTTGCTGAAGGAGTCCCTCAAGCCGCGCGATGCTCTCGCCGCGGCGGCCGGTTTTGTCGGCGTACTGTTCGTGGTGCGCCCGGACGGCTCGCATTCGAGCTGGCTCGGTCCGGTGCTGCTGATCGCGAGCGCCTTTTTCGGCGCGCTATCGATCATTCAGATCAAGCGCATTCGTGCGACCGACGATTCGCGCACCACTGTGCTGTATTTCACGGCGATCGGCACGATCGTCACCAGCGCTTCGCTGTTCTTCGCGTGGCGCACGCCTTCGCTGCAGGCGCTGGCGGTGATGGCCCTGCTGGGCGGTTTCGGCACGGCCGGGCAATTGCTGATGACTATGGCGTTCCGTCAGGCCGACGCCGGCGCGCTCGCGCCATACAACTACACGAGCATCGTGTGGGCGGCACTGTTCGGCTATGTGGCGTGGGGCGAGACGATCGGCGGCATGTCGCTGCTCGGCATTGCGTTGATTGTCGGCAGTTCGATCGCCGTTGCGATGCGCGGGAAGCAGGAAGAGGGGCCGCTTGTGTAG
- a CDS encoding alkene reductase: MSTDSARIDSYLFEPVKLGPLQLPNRIVMAPLTRSRAKEGDVPGELAIEYYAQRASAGLIIAEATQISPQGKGYVFTPGIYNDAQVQAWKRITDAVHEKGGRIFLQLWHVGRISHPSLQPGNALPVAPSAIKPEGQAYTDEGFVPLVTPRALETSEMAGIVEQYRVAAQNAKAAGFDGVEIHAANGYLLDQFLRDKTNRRTDQYGGSIENRARLLLEVADAVTSVWGSDRVGVRISPLSSFGDIADSNPEPLFTYVVQQLSARKLVYLHVIEGDTGGPRDVPGGFDLQVLREAFDGLFMANNGYDMELAQRTLKAKRADLIAFGRPFISNPDLVARLRSGAPLNEPDKDTMYGGGAEGYIDYPTMEQEAQR; the protein is encoded by the coding sequence ATGTCAACTGATTCCGCGCGTATCGATAGTTACCTGTTCGAACCCGTCAAGCTGGGACCGCTGCAATTGCCCAATCGCATCGTGATGGCGCCGCTCACGCGCAGCCGCGCGAAAGAGGGCGATGTGCCGGGGGAACTGGCCATCGAGTATTACGCGCAGCGTGCGTCGGCGGGTCTCATCATTGCCGAGGCGACGCAGATTTCGCCGCAAGGCAAAGGCTACGTGTTCACACCCGGCATTTACAACGACGCGCAGGTGCAGGCGTGGAAGCGCATTACCGACGCCGTGCACGAGAAGGGCGGACGTATCTTTTTGCAACTGTGGCATGTGGGCCGCATTTCCCACCCATCGCTGCAGCCGGGTAACGCGTTGCCGGTCGCGCCCTCGGCGATCAAGCCCGAAGGCCAGGCTTACACCGACGAGGGTTTTGTGCCGCTCGTCACACCTCGCGCGCTCGAAACTTCGGAAATGGCGGGTATTGTCGAGCAATACCGCGTTGCTGCGCAAAACGCGAAAGCAGCGGGTTTCGACGGCGTGGAGATCCACGCGGCCAATGGCTACCTGCTCGACCAGTTCCTGCGCGACAAGACCAATCGGCGCACCGATCAATATGGCGGCTCGATCGAGAATCGCGCGCGCCTCCTGCTCGAAGTGGCCGATGCCGTGACCAGCGTATGGGGCAGCGACCGGGTGGGCGTGCGGATTTCGCCGCTCAGCAGTTTCGGCGATATTGCCGATAGCAATCCCGAGCCGCTTTTCACGTATGTCGTGCAGCAGCTCAGCGCGCGCAAGCTGGTGTATCTGCATGTGATCGAGGGCGACACGGGCGGCCCGCGCGACGTGCCGGGCGGCTTCGATCTGCAGGTTTTGCGCGAGGCGTTCGACGGCCTGTTCATGGCCAACAACGGCTACGACATGGAACTCGCGCAACGAACGCTCAAGGCGAAGCGGGCTGATCTGATCGCCTTCGGCCGGCCCTTCATTTCCAATCCCGATCTGGTGGCGCGGCTCAGGAGCGGCGCACCGCTGAACGAGCCGGATAAAGACACGATGTACGGCGGCGGCGCCGAAGGGTATATCGATTACCCGACGATGGAGCAGGAGGCGCAACGCTAA